In Amycolatopsis methanolica 239, a single genomic region encodes these proteins:
- a CDS encoding GTP-binding protein: protein MAFAGSEPRRNVSATVVKLLIAGGFGVGKTTMVGSVSEISPLRTEESITQASAGVDDLTGVESKTTTTVALDFGRITINPELILYLFGTPGQDRFWFMWDELAQGALGAVVLADTRRLESCFPAVDFFERRGLPFVVGVNCFDNAYRYGTEEVRAALELDDTVPILLCDARDRESTKQVLVILMQHVMANAALARR from the coding sequence ATGGCATTCGCAGGCTCTGAGCCCCGGCGGAACGTCTCCGCCACCGTGGTGAAGCTGCTGATCGCAGGCGGCTTCGGGGTCGGGAAGACCACCATGGTCGGTTCGGTGAGCGAGATCTCCCCGTTGCGGACGGAGGAATCGATCACCCAGGCCTCGGCCGGGGTCGACGACCTCACCGGGGTGGAGAGCAAGACCACCACGACCGTGGCGCTGGACTTCGGCCGCATCACGATCAACCCCGAGCTGATCCTGTACCTGTTCGGCACGCCGGGGCAGGACCGGTTCTGGTTCATGTGGGACGAGCTCGCGCAGGGCGCGCTGGGCGCGGTGGTGCTCGCCGACACACGCAGGTTGGAAAGTTGCTTCCCGGCCGTGGACTTCTTCGAGCGGCGCGGGCTGCCGTTCGTGGTCGGCGTCAACTGCTTCGACAACGCCTACCGCTACGGCACCGAAGAGGTGCGCGCGGCGCTCGAACTGGACGACACGGTGCCGATCCTGCTGTGCGACGCGCGGGACCGCGAGTCGACCAAGCAGGTGCTGGTGATCCTGATGCAGCACGTGATGGCGAACGCGGCGCTGGCGCGACGCTAG
- a CDS encoding polysaccharide deacetylase family protein yields MTLKLASLAAVLFLLTACTTVVDGRPHEPRDEGQEWAAFAPRRSSAPAAPAEPAEVRANELGRVPVLMYHRIVPETGSVYDRMPEDFRAELERLDREGYVPVSAADFTAGRIDVPAGTHPVVLTFDDGDPSQFALGPDGNPVPGTAVAIMLDFARSHPRFRPVATFYVNAEPFGDPGGARTIPWLLANGFDVGNHTKTHANLREADEETAQAEIGELDALIRRAAPQANPTTIALPFGIHPRSKELALQGNGYRYQGAFLVGSNPSASPFIADFDPLNIPRIRSQSATGEEAEYGSAVWLDKLAQNADSRYTSDGDPARISYPKSDTDEVTAKFRDTVNPY; encoded by the coding sequence GTGACACTCAAGCTGGCTTCCCTCGCAGCGGTCCTGTTCCTGCTCACGGCGTGCACCACGGTCGTCGACGGCCGGCCGCACGAGCCGCGCGACGAAGGCCAGGAGTGGGCCGCGTTCGCACCGCGGCGGTCCTCGGCCCCGGCGGCCCCGGCCGAGCCGGCCGAAGTGCGCGCGAACGAGTTGGGCCGGGTCCCGGTGCTCATGTACCACCGCATCGTGCCCGAGACCGGGTCGGTCTACGACCGCATGCCGGAGGACTTCCGCGCGGAGCTGGAACGGCTCGACCGCGAGGGCTACGTGCCCGTGTCGGCCGCCGACTTCACAGCGGGCCGCATAGACGTCCCGGCAGGCACCCACCCGGTGGTGCTGACCTTCGACGACGGCGACCCGAGCCAGTTCGCGCTCGGCCCGGACGGCAACCCGGTGCCCGGCACGGCGGTCGCGATCATGCTCGACTTCGCCCGCAGCCACCCGCGGTTCCGGCCGGTGGCCACGTTCTACGTCAACGCCGAGCCGTTCGGCGACCCCGGCGGCGCCCGCACCATCCCGTGGTTGCTGGCCAACGGTTTCGACGTCGGCAACCACACCAAGACGCACGCGAACCTGCGCGAGGCCGACGAGGAGACCGCGCAGGCCGAGATCGGCGAGCTGGACGCGCTGATCCGGCGCGCGGCGCCGCAGGCGAACCCGACGACGATCGCGCTGCCGTTCGGCATCCACCCGCGTTCGAAGGAACTCGCCTTGCAGGGCAACGGTTACCGCTACCAGGGCGCCTTCCTGGTCGGCTCGAACCCTTCCGCGTCCCCGTTCATCGCCGACTTCGACCCGCTGAACATCCCGCGCATCCGGTCGCAGAGCGCGACGGGCGAGGAGGCCGAATACGGTTCGGCGGTGTGGCTGGACAAGCTCGCGCAGAACGCGGACAGCAGGTACACCTCGGACGGCGACCCGGCGCGGATCTCCTACCCGAAGTCCGACACCGACGAGGTGACCGCGAAGTTCCGGGACACGGTGAACCCGTACTAG